caataaattaaataaactacaaatatctatctaaaaatacaattaaataaactaaactaaattacaaaaaaaacaaacactaaattacaaaaaataaaaaaaagattacaagatttttaagctaattacacctattctaagccccctaataaaataataaagccccccaaaataaaaaaaaattccctaccctattctaaattaaaaaaagttcaaagctcttttaccttaccagcccttaaaagggccttttgtgggggcatgccccaaagaaaactgctcttttgcctgcaaaaaaaaaacacaataccaccccccaacattacaacccaccacccacatacccctaatctaacccaaactccccttaaataaacctaacactacccccctgaagatctccctaccttgtattcacccagctgggccgaactccacatccgatccgggcgatgtcttccagcaagcggcagtgaagtcttcttccatccaggcaatgtcttgaagcaagcggcagaaagtcttcttccatcggcgatgtcttcaagcaaatcggcatcttcaatcgtctttcttcgctcctctgctagggagcatccatccggcacgacgacttcccgacgaatgaggttcctttaaatgacgtcatccaagatggcgtctgtcgaattccgattggctgataggattctatcagccaatgggaattaaggtagaaaaatctgattggctgattgaatcagccaatcagattcaagttcaatccgattggctgatttgttcagccaattggattgaacttgaatctgattggctgattcaatcagccaatcagatttttctaccttaattccgattggctgatagaatactatcagccaatcggaattcgacagacgccatcttggatgacgtcatttaaaggaacctcattcgtcgggaagtcatcgtgccggatggatgctccgcggcgcaggagcgaagaaagaagattgaagatgccgatttgcttgaagacatcgccgatggaagaagactctctgccacttgctggaagacatcgctggatcggatgaggagttcggcccggctgggttaatacaaggtagggagatcttcaggggggtagtgttaggtttatttaaggggggtttgggttagattaggggtatgtgggtggtgggttgtaatgtgggggggtggtattgtggtttttttttgcaggcaaaagagcagttttctttggggcatgcccccacaaaaggcccttttaagggctggtaaggtaaaagagctttgaacttttttaaatttagaatagggtagggattttttttattttggggggctttattattttattatagggcttagaataggtgtaattagcttaaaaatcttgtaatcttttttttattttttgtaatttagtttttgtttttttttgtaatttagtttagtttatttaattgtatttttagatagatatttgtagtttatttaatttattgatagtgtaggtgtatttgtaacttaggttaggatttattttacaggtaattgggtaattattttaactaggtagctattaaatagttaataactatttaatagctattatacctagttaaaataattaacaatttacctgtaaaataaatataaaccctaacatagctacaatgtaattattaattacattgtagctatcttagagtttattttataggtaagtatttagatttaaataggaatattttagtttataatatgaattagatttatttaataagaatttagttaggggtgttagggttagatagagttaatatagtttatataaatactatagtaactatattaaccctaatataattagggttaatatagttaatatataatgtaataactatattaactataatatacttagggttaatatagataatatagctggcggcggggtaggtagattaaattaggggttaataattttaatatagatggtggcggtgtaagatgttcacattaggggatagatcagttagatggtggcggttttaggggctcacagtagggggttagtttatgtagatggcagcggtttaggggttaaatactttattagggattgcggcagaggattgcggttgacagggagatagacattgcgcatgcgttaggtgttaggttttatttagcagatcgcggttgacagggagatagacattgcgcatgcgttaggtgttaggtttattttagcagccagtttagggagttacggggctccaataatcAGCGTAAgtcttcttatggctgctttttgtggctaggtgaaaatggagtaagatttctccattttcgccacataagtccttacgctgtatattggataccaaactgcgcgggtttggtatacctgcctatggcccaaaaaactacgggcgacggcagaaatatatgcgcgtaacttctaggttacgccgtatataggataccaaacccgcgcaaatattggcgttgccagcttttgcgggcgacgatttttatcggatcgacccccaaatgtTTATTTCACTCACTGGGGTGTTTCAGAATAATTTTGCATATTAAATTGGGGAAGAGCTGAACaatgagtttgcacttccaattaagagcaaatgttGCCTTTTGAATCATTTTACCTGTTCAGTGGGGGGAGAATtacacatgattgaagtcagtttgtctgacagaaaatgaatcattttctactgaccagtcagagctgaataaatatatatatttattaaccttaaaatatatgattaaaaatatatatatttattaaccttacatataccttgacaatatatatatacacatatacactattgAAATGTATTTGATAAATTGAAGTCATTCATAAACAGAGCTAGTATCTAATTAGTATTATTATAGTTTTGTTTAATAGATTCATAGGTGTTTGGGCAGTACTGCTGGTAAAGATGATCCACTAAAGTATTACTTCCAGGAATCACAGTTCTTTTTTCCTTATTCATATAGTTCCACAAGTGCAAAGCATGAGAGTCATTGAATGTTGGCAATTTTTCCCAAACAGAGTAATAAAGCCTCCATGATGGATATGGTATAGGGTAAAAACGTTGTGGGTTTAAGAATGAGATGTTTCCACACATAACATCCTCCATGGACTTAAATGTAGGTATTGTACAGAATTCTTTCAGAACTCGTGTGAACAGATCAGGCCCTTGATGTCCCCATATTGCTCCATTATAGTTCTGAACAAAATTTTTCATACTTTTCCAAGAGAAATTGTGACCGATTGAAAGGCCAAATACACCATTGCTAGAATACTGTGAGGACTGAGCAGCCAGAAAGTTTTTATTTGGTATTTGTCTGATTGAGATGACATCAGTATCCAAATAAATACCTCCATATTTCCATATCAGAGCTAACCTGCAGCCATCTGAGCTGACATGGATCCAGTGTTGTTCTGCTTTAGGATTAGCCTAGAAATATAATAAAATCACAGTTAATGGTGGAGTCAGGGAATTAGTAAGCAATTTCATCAAATTTGCTGCCTACCAATTTTGTGTGTGTTTGATTACTGCTTATGGAAAAATCTTATCATATACATAGGCATGTAACAAAAATAGGAAATAAAGAACGtttgcatcatttaaaaaaaaattgtatgtttgcATGAATTAGATTGATTTAGGTTTTGCATAATATCAACTTGATATAGAGCAACTATTTTAAGCTCATGTATTTTAAATATAACACAGAAAGAGATGGTCTATGGTGTTGAACTATGTGTCTGAGCTACTAAGATCTTTGCAGCTGTCTGAGTGCTGGTGAGTTTTGCAGTGACATGGGATGTGTAATCCGGTTTAGTCTAAGAGTGCaatctatttcttttttctttttttcatttaactGTTTTATTGATGTTTTACATCATAATTTACATTTGTACAATAATGCAGTATTAAACatttatacatatttctaaatagtgTCACATttctaacaactttttttttttattattttccataaGGAGTAGAGGAATGTAGGTGGGGAAGGAAATGATCGGTATAAGTGCAATCCATTTCTATGTTTTGCACGCATCTCATATCTCAGTTTGCTTTGTAAAAGCCATGAATTGTGTGCCTTATtcttcatttttttcctttttggctCCTAGATTTTCAAATCATATTTGTCTGGCCCTGCCTTATGTCTAAGCATAAGCACTCAACTGAGTCACTCTTTTGACACCAATAAGCCACCATGAAAGAGCAATTCTGTCTGCCTCCCATGTTGTCACTGATGTTATTATGCTATtttaattaccccccccccccgaacaaaTGTCTGTGGACACCCATGGGTTACAAGTAAAGAAACAAAGTGACACGCTCGTCTTCAAATacataaaacgtagcttttattataGCCTCTTGTTAAAATACATACAGCAGAGTAGCGTAGCACAGCGGCTCACGCATTTCGGGTGTTACCCGTAATCATAGCCTTATGggttaaacatatataatttagGGTAGCTAGtcctacaattacatgctctaataatTTAGACCTTGCAATTTTtcaaatatagggccagattacaagtggagcggtatttattgCTCCCTCTTACTAGCTCCTGTTAGAAGTAAGTTTTTAGAGCGTCGGGTAGTGCTCATTTtacaatttaaaaagtttttgaTTGTGTTcgtacccaatgcgtgcaaaaagcctaaCTTTGAATTTCGCTTAAAGGTAGTGTCAAGGACTAAAAATAGAAAACAGGAAAATGTAAAAGCATTGCTTTGTAAAGTATGGCTAATCCCCAAATTCATAACATATGTTAATAGACATTGTGCAATGGCATTTAGATTCCTTAGTGTCTTAATTAGTAAACATATTtctgttatttttcttttatttgtttacTTATTTTTGAGTGAACATATTTGGAGAATATTtttaataactaatattatatttctatatttccTGATGTCTCACAAGAGCAATAACAGTGTAAAGAGGCCCTGCTTAAGAAGATGATTGAGAATCCCATGAATGATCATTTCTGGAACTACTGGAGGAAGATTGAGACCCTACTTATGGACTTCAGAATCAGTCACCCGTTGTCCAAACAGTTCATTATGGGTCCTCTTTGACTACACCCTGCTCTCCATGGGAAGAGATGGATAACAGGCCCTTGGACATCTCCAATCCTGAATGACCTCCTGAACAATTattccacctccaccaccaccacccacTTCACCAGTGCTGCATCAAAACCACAGGCTGCACCACAAGCAGAAGGAGAAGACACAAAAGCAATTAGGGCTGTAATGTCTGCTTATTATAATTATtcttattatacttataatattgcaaccacacTGGGATAAACATGTTAaatgtggtcacaatattataatACGTTCAGAAGAGCTAGAACTTATATTGGcaacacataaataaaaacagaagtcACGGCTACTGTCttcaattaaatatttatatagcaAACACGAAATCTTCTTCCTAGTGTAAAATATCTATGTTACATTTAGAGATCTGACATAAAGTGgagcaagtctccctaacatcatcCCTCCTACTGCTTCTAAAGtctaaggtgtttttttttggccTCACTGAATTGACTGTGTTATGCCATACTTTTGCTTCAACTTGCCCAATCACTTGACAACATGGGCTGTGCTTTTTAGGCAGCTACCTACTTTGATGGCATAAAGACATAGTTATGCAATACTTTAGCTTCAACTTGCCCAATCACTTAAAATCATGCACTGTGCCAACCATTTGCTTCATCTTGCCAAAACACAT
This genomic stretch from Bombina bombina isolate aBomBom1 chromosome 4, aBomBom1.pri, whole genome shotgun sequence harbors:
- the LOC128656088 gene encoding alpha-1,4-N-acetylglucosaminyltransferase-like produces the protein MANSIKMFGFIFLMSVFGFIYRSHYQKNFHSFIKNVFNASTPKPISPRDILSQGNGIIFIETTDRMEPPPLVLCAIESAARVYNDRPVAFFMKGLRNIGTQEDEDRAKHNFTALSSFENVFIFPLKMEEVFKDTPLLPWYLKANPKAEQHWIHVSSDGCRLALIWKYGGIYLDTDVISIRQIPNKNFLAAQSSQYSSNGVFGLSIGHNFSWKSMKNFVQNYNGAIWGHQGPDLFTRVLKEFCTIPTFKSMEDVMCGNISFLNPQRFYPIPYPSWRLYYSVWEKLPTFNDSHALHLWNYMNKEKRTVIPGSNTLVDHLYQQYCPNTYESIKQNYNNTN